One region of Quercus lobata isolate SW786 chromosome 2, ValleyOak3.0 Primary Assembly, whole genome shotgun sequence genomic DNA includes:
- the LOC115974501 gene encoding uncharacterized protein LOC115974501 isoform X1, whose amino-acid sequence MGGLCPGGTVKQNPKVTGDYTNTNKIKTTKQEGPDWSSNPYANGITKTTKPKSPLPEPKPGRPKPFPSDSKPPTPPSIKPSPTRSTPSTPTRPWIIPKGMFKKGPKVHGMTSRGSTISILAFEVANTIVKGVSLLHSLSEENIRVLKKEILHSDGVRQLVSTDMKDLLSFVAADKRQEFEVFSREVIRFGDQCKDSRWHKLDRYFSTLDSGYPSLKQHKVEAETAIKELTALAQHTSELYREQQAFERFEHDFQGKIEEAESSNLPRGGESLGVFQSELAEQKKLVRSLQKKSLWSKNLEEITQKLVDVVTCIHQAFWKAFGTSGIALVSKEPRKGSERLGEAGVALHYANVINQINIIASRPTSLPPNLRDQLYRALPTSVKTALRSRLLAVDSNGQLSIFQVKAEMEKTLKWLVPVATNTIKLHQEFGWVAQWAKDSYELGKNSTTPSNMTRLQTLYYADKQKADEYILELVTLLHRVISLIRRRDHGFKPQPLRTPTRKALYFHSKMQHFQSMNCSSKIHGIQLSQEDRNLLDEVIGSLRVPGISKSQEFGTAKKSETTVWPLSRSTGSSPSRELGAIQDFKTDVKDIMDGLEYIYSEAY is encoded by the exons ATGGGAGGTTTGTGTCCCGGCGGGACGGTCAAGCAAAATCCAAAAGTCACTGGGGATTATACGAACACGAACAAGATCAAAACCACCAAACAAGAAGGCCCCGACTGGAGTTCAAATCCTTATGCAAATGGTATCACCAAAACCACCAAACCAAAGTCCCCTTTGCCTGAGCCTAAGCCGGGGCGGCCAAAGCCGTTTCCCAGTGACTCCAAGCCACCAACGCCGCCTAGTATCAAGCCATCGCCAACTCGGTCCACGCCATCTACGCCAACTAGGCCATGG ATTATCCCGAAGGGAATGTTTAAAAAAGGGCCAAAGGTCCATGGCATGACTTCAAGAGGGAGCACAATATCTATATTGGCATTTGAAGTAGCAAATACAATAGTCAAAGGTGTGAGCTTGCTGCATTCTCTTTCTGAAGAAAATATACGGGTTTTGAAGAAAGAGATCTTACATTCAGATGGAGTACGACAGTTAGTTTCCACAGATATGAAGGATTTGCTAAGTTTTGTTGCTGCTGACAAAAG GCAGGAGTTTGAGGTCTTCTCACGAGAAGTGATTAGGTTTGGAGATCAGTGTAAAGACTCACGGTGGCACAAATTAGATAGATACTTTTCCAC ATTAGATTCGGGCTATCCAAGCCTAAAACAACATAAAGTAGAAGCAGAAACGGCCATTAAGGAGTTGACTGCTCTAGCTCAGCATACTTCT GAATTATACCGTGAGCAGCAAGCTTTTGAAAGATTTGAACATGACTTTCAGGGAAAGATTGAAGAAGCAGAGTCCTCGAATCTTCCTCGAGGAG GAGAGAGCCTTGGAGTTTTTCAAAGTGAGCTAGCAGAACAAAAAAAGCTTGTAAGGAGTTTGCAGAAAAAATCCCTTTGGTCGAAAAATTTGGAAGAG ATTACGCAGAAGCTTGTAGATGTTGTTACCTGTATACATCAAGCTTTTTGGAAAGCATTTGGAACTAGTG GTATAGCATTGGTCAGCAAGGAACCTCGTAAGGGTTCCGAAAGACTTGGTGAAGCTGGTGTTGCATTACACTATGCCAATGTAATCAATCAGATAAATATCATT GCATCTCGGCCAACTTCCCTTCCTCCAAATCTGAGAGACCAATTATATCGGGCATTGCCAACCAGTGTTAAGACAGCTCTACGTTCCCGATTGCTTGCGGTTGATTCCAATGGACAG CTCTCAATTTTTCAGGTCAAAGCTGAAATGGAAAAAACTCTTAAGTGGCTTGTTCCAGTTGCCACAAATACCATTAA ATTACATCAGGAATTCGGGTGGGTTGCACAATGGGCAAAAGATAG TTACGAGTTGGGCAAGAATTCAACCACACCCAGTAACATGACCCGCCTCCAGACTCTCTATTATGCGGATAAGCAGAAAGCAGATGAATACATTCTTGAACTAGTGACCTTGCTTCACCGCGTGATCAGCTTAATAAGACGCAGAGATCATGGTTTCAAGCCTCAACCTTTACGAACTCCAACTCGTAAGGCGCTATATTTTCATTCCAAGATGCAGCATTTCCAGTCCATGAATTGTAGTTCTAAAATCCATGGAATTCAACTTTCTCAGGAAGATAGAAATTTGTTAGATGAGGTGATTGGAAGTCTGAGAGTGCCTGGAATCAGTAAAAGTCAGGAATTTGGTACGGCCAAGAAGAGTGAGACAACAGTGTGGCCTTTGAGCAGGAGCACAGGAAGTTCTCCAAGTAGGGAGTTGGGTGCAATACAAGACTTCAAGACCGATGTTAAGGATATAATGGATGGCCTAGAATATATATACAGTGAGGCTTATTAA
- the LOC115974501 gene encoding uncharacterized protein LOC115974501 isoform X2, which produces MGGLCPGGTVKQNPKVTGDYTNTNKIKTTKQEGPDWSSNPYANGITKTTKPKSPLPEPKPGRPKPFPSDSKPPTPPSIKPSPTRSTPSTPTRPWIIPKGMFKKGPKVHGMTSRGSTISILAFEVANTIVKGVSLLHSLSEENIRVLKKEILHSDGVRQLVSTDMKDLLSFVAADKRQEFEVFSREVIRFGDQCKDSRWHKLDRYFSTLDSGYPSLKQHKVEAETAIKELTALAQHTSELYREQQAFERFEHDFQGKIEEAESSNLPRGGESLGVFQSELAEQKKLVRSLQKKSLWSKNLEEITQKLVDVVTCIHQAFWKAFGTSGIALVSKEPRKGSERLGEAGVALHYANVINQINIIASRPTSLPPNLRDQLYRALPTSVKTALRSRLLAVDSNGQLSIFQVKAEMEKTLKWLVPVATNTIKLHQEFGWVAQWAKDSYELGKNSTTPSNMTRLQTLYYADKQKADEYILELVTLLHRVISLIRRRDHGFKPQPLRTPTRR; this is translated from the exons ATGGGAGGTTTGTGTCCCGGCGGGACGGTCAAGCAAAATCCAAAAGTCACTGGGGATTATACGAACACGAACAAGATCAAAACCACCAAACAAGAAGGCCCCGACTGGAGTTCAAATCCTTATGCAAATGGTATCACCAAAACCACCAAACCAAAGTCCCCTTTGCCTGAGCCTAAGCCGGGGCGGCCAAAGCCGTTTCCCAGTGACTCCAAGCCACCAACGCCGCCTAGTATCAAGCCATCGCCAACTCGGTCCACGCCATCTACGCCAACTAGGCCATGG ATTATCCCGAAGGGAATGTTTAAAAAAGGGCCAAAGGTCCATGGCATGACTTCAAGAGGGAGCACAATATCTATATTGGCATTTGAAGTAGCAAATACAATAGTCAAAGGTGTGAGCTTGCTGCATTCTCTTTCTGAAGAAAATATACGGGTTTTGAAGAAAGAGATCTTACATTCAGATGGAGTACGACAGTTAGTTTCCACAGATATGAAGGATTTGCTAAGTTTTGTTGCTGCTGACAAAAG GCAGGAGTTTGAGGTCTTCTCACGAGAAGTGATTAGGTTTGGAGATCAGTGTAAAGACTCACGGTGGCACAAATTAGATAGATACTTTTCCAC ATTAGATTCGGGCTATCCAAGCCTAAAACAACATAAAGTAGAAGCAGAAACGGCCATTAAGGAGTTGACTGCTCTAGCTCAGCATACTTCT GAATTATACCGTGAGCAGCAAGCTTTTGAAAGATTTGAACATGACTTTCAGGGAAAGATTGAAGAAGCAGAGTCCTCGAATCTTCCTCGAGGAG GAGAGAGCCTTGGAGTTTTTCAAAGTGAGCTAGCAGAACAAAAAAAGCTTGTAAGGAGTTTGCAGAAAAAATCCCTTTGGTCGAAAAATTTGGAAGAG ATTACGCAGAAGCTTGTAGATGTTGTTACCTGTATACATCAAGCTTTTTGGAAAGCATTTGGAACTAGTG GTATAGCATTGGTCAGCAAGGAACCTCGTAAGGGTTCCGAAAGACTTGGTGAAGCTGGTGTTGCATTACACTATGCCAATGTAATCAATCAGATAAATATCATT GCATCTCGGCCAACTTCCCTTCCTCCAAATCTGAGAGACCAATTATATCGGGCATTGCCAACCAGTGTTAAGACAGCTCTACGTTCCCGATTGCTTGCGGTTGATTCCAATGGACAG CTCTCAATTTTTCAGGTCAAAGCTGAAATGGAAAAAACTCTTAAGTGGCTTGTTCCAGTTGCCACAAATACCATTAA ATTACATCAGGAATTCGGGTGGGTTGCACAATGGGCAAAAGATAG TTACGAGTTGGGCAAGAATTCAACCACACCCAGTAACATGACCCGCCTCCAGACTCTCTATTATGCGGATAAGCAGAAAGCAGATGAATACATTCTTGAACTAGTGACCTTGCTTCACCGCGTGATCAGCTTAATAAGACGCAGAGATCATGGTTTCAAGCCTCAACCTTTACGAACTCCAACTC GAAGATAG